One stretch of Streptomyces sp. A2-16 DNA includes these proteins:
- a CDS encoding dihydrofolate reductase family protein, which yields MSVSVLDMSMSLDGYISDPNDFLGGDDGERLHKWADPEDESGPLSGPVAQFQDEWNAAGAVLAGRRTAELMDHWGGDHGGLPIFVPSHRPPGPAARWGYPLVTYVTDGIESAMAQAKAAAGDKDVQVRGAYTAQRALEAGVLDEVQIHQIPVLLGAGRRLFDVLPSLIELEIVRVIDTPEATHIRYRVRR from the coding sequence GTGTCCGTATCAGTGCTCGACATGTCGATGTCGCTCGACGGGTACATCTCCGATCCGAACGATTTCCTGGGCGGCGACGATGGCGAACGACTGCACAAGTGGGCCGACCCGGAGGACGAGTCCGGCCCGCTGTCCGGGCCGGTCGCGCAGTTCCAGGACGAATGGAACGCAGCCGGTGCGGTGCTCGCGGGACGACGCACTGCCGAGCTCATGGATCACTGGGGCGGTGATCACGGTGGTCTCCCGATCTTCGTGCCCAGTCACCGCCCGCCCGGCCCCGCCGCCCGTTGGGGCTATCCGTTGGTGACGTACGTGACCGACGGGATCGAAAGCGCGATGGCACAGGCCAAGGCCGCCGCCGGGGACAAGGACGTGCAGGTGCGCGGCGCGTACACGGCGCAACGGGCGCTTGAGGCCGGGGTGCTGGATGAGGTGCAGATCCATCAGATCCCGGTGCTGCTCGGTGCCGGCCGTCGCCTGTTCGACGTCCTGCCGTCGCTGATCGAGCTGGAGATCGTCCGGGTGATCGACACGCCGGAGGCCACGCACATCCGCTACCGCGTCCGTCGCTGA